One genomic region from Oncorhynchus gorbuscha isolate QuinsamMale2020 ecotype Even-year linkage group LG13, OgorEven_v1.0, whole genome shotgun sequence encodes:
- the mindy4b gene encoding inactive ubiquitin carboxyl-terminal hydrolase MINDY-4B, whose product MDPDIVNRNTELDDILRQISELDKWRNIFNSRGLELQDCIIKRPLERTKLEEESEDGTGRPPSTAQPPCGNTNLSTVPYSIPRALTVSPSLGGLPITPELAGNLRKILFGNTFYVFNYEWKKSFFKFREPYSNLSYALEAERGGSRAIQMVVQANIIKYLLFTRQTNSDCCRLQSLSEVGEKEQERALAVALTDILWAAGEERSATISLVTSDYCFTPHLDYKLDNFTERLQLFSFNKKEDVKKFVHEHIQCFEDEGSHGVILFLYSLIFSRTITRLREDLDCTTSHLLHLSLGNFVCRQALMNLLLTGRASPNVFNGTLQCGDDGSPLEKPLHGVLARSAVGYLHWSRELLERTKLPMVGSMLKTPKLPIWVCSINGTYSVLFSPNRSLLSDWKMEHLFHMYFYNGQPSQQSTALLTIDTHSHHWEVGIKDTQGDPEKRFPSVEMAIRTKWEGAAIDWNGTMPFF is encoded by the exons AGGCCTCTGGAGAGGACTAAGCTTGAGGAGGAAAGCGAGGATGGCACAGGCAGGCCACCGTCCACAGCACAGCCGCCTTGTGGAAACACCAACCTATCGACAGTGCCCTACTCTATCCCCCGGGCCCTGACTGTCTCTCCTAGCCTAGGAGGGCTCCCTATCACACCCGAGTTAGCTGGG AACCTCAGGAAGATTTTGTTCGGCAATACTTTTTACGTCTTCAACTATGAGTGGAAGAAGTCCTTCTTCAAATTCAGGGAGCCCTACTCCAACCTATCCTATGCCCTGGAGGCCGAAAGA GGAGGATCCCGTGCCATTCAAATGGTGGTCCAAGCGAACATTATCAAATACTTGCTCTTCACCCGCCAGACCAACTCAGACTGTTGCAGACTGCAAAG TCTGAGTGAGGTGGGTgagaaggagcaggagagggCCCTGGCCGTCGCTCTGACTGACATTCTGTGGGCAGCTGGTGAGGAAAGGAGCGCCACCATCTCCTTAGTGACATCAGACTACTGTTTCACCCCCCACCTGGACTACAAACTGGACAACTTCACTGAGAGA CTACAGCTTTTTAGTTTCAACAAGAAAGAGGATGTCAAGAAATTTGTCCATGAGCACATTCAGTGT TTTGAAGATGAGGGGAGTCATGGAGTCATCTTGTTTCTCTACAGCTTAATCTTTTCAAGGACTATCACCAG GTTGAGGGAGGATCTTGACTGTACCACCTCCCATTTGCTTCATTTGAGCCTTGGCAACTTTGTGTGTCGTCAG GCACTGATGAATCTTCTGCTAACTGGCCGAGCCAGTCCCAATGTATTCAATGGAACTCTGCAGTGTGGTGATGACGGCAGCCCTCTGGAGAAGCCTCTACACGGGGTCCTGGCTCGCAGCGCCGTAGGCTACCTGCACTGGAGCCGCGAGCTGCTGGAACGTACAAAGCTGCCCATG GTTGGAAGCATGCTGAAAACACCAAAGTTGCCCATTTGGGTGTGCAGTATCAATGGCACCTACAGCGTCCTCTTCAGTCCCAACCGCTCCCTGCTCTCTGACTGGAAGATGGAGCACCTGTTCCACATGTACTTCTACAATGGCCAGCCATCGCAACAAAGCACAGCCCTGCTGACCATTG ACACTCACTCCCACCACTGGGAGGTAGGGATCAAGGACACCCAGGGAGACCCAGAGAAGAGGTTTCCCTCTGTAGAGATGGCCATTAGGACCAAATGGGAGGGAGCTGCCATCGACTGGAACGGAACCATGCCTTTTTTCTGA